In Cryptomeria japonica chromosome 5, Sugi_1.0, whole genome shotgun sequence, the genomic window GTGGTTTGAAATTTTTAATGGTTGCATCAAGGTTGTGACATTGTAAGATATCTTGATCGAATAATTTGAATCAAACGGACAAATATTTTATGGCCGCTAAAAGCTGCTTCCTGATGTAGGTTTGGGAACTCGAACAACAGTTGGAGATTGTAGTTGAGCAGAGAAAAAATGCGGAGGAAACCAGTCAACAAGCCCTTACAATGTTGGAAAATGGTACTGCGCCCTTTGAGTCTGGTACATATGAAGATGGATCTGCTTTTGAGCTCAAACGTTTTGACCGAGTAAACAATGCCACTTCTTTAGGGCAAACCTCTGACGTAGAGGAGGATGAAACCTCAACCATGGGTAGTGGAAGCGAGAAAACATTTCAAAATTCCAATGATTCAGATCCCTTTGGCCAGTCACATAGTCTATGTATGGGATTGTCATGGCAAGCACGTGAAAGTTCTCCAACTCGATACGAAAAGAATGCAAAGAGAACCTTTCTACCATCGGAGCAAATGCATCTCCAGAATTTTCACCATGAAGGTATTTCAGAAGCAAATGCCGGGTCAATAAGACGCATTGGAAAGTCATGCCGCCAgatcaaaagaaaagaaacaaggtTGGTTTGTCCACTTTCTGCTTTTAATTGGACATTGACCTGAACTGCTTACAATGGTTATGTATATCTTTACAAAATGGAATGCCCTTTTCTTGTAGATCAGTCACAGAGGAGGAATCGAGGGCTCTAACTGCTTGTAGTGAAGATGATTCTAAGAAATCTAGAGAGTCTTCAATGGAAGAATTTGTTCCATCAGAGCAAACAGAACCAGTGAAAAACATTAGTGAAGTATTTGAACTTTTGTTGCAGAAAGATTTTAAAGGAACTTCCCTGGCTAGAGACCAGAAAACAAGTTACCGAGACTCCTTAAATCAATTTGCAGAGGAAAGAGAAGAAATTGATCTGAGTAATGGCGGGATAGGCGAACAAACTTCAGGAGGAGATTTCACGGCAGGATTGTACTCAGAATGCTCATCTCCCTACTCTTCGGAAGATCAAGGGAAAGAAATTGAATCCAGAAGTAATGAAGGGATCGAAATGGAAAGAGTACTAGAGCATTGGGAAGATCTAAATGATCAGTATGCAGCAGAGGAGAACGCTCAAAGAGAATGGGAAGAGAGGTTTAGAGAGATTAATTACTCATCGGAGCAAAGCATGGTAAATTCATTTGACTCTCTTTTCTACCTTTAGTGTATCTCTTACAATATTGGCAAGAAAGCATAGGAAGTTTGCGAATCTTGCATTTTGTTATTGACTCGTTATACGTTATCTGTTGAGTACCCTGTTATTTAGGTCTCAGATGATTGACAAGAAAAAATGCTTTAATTTCTCGGTTTGTGTTTTACTAATATTAAGTGATATTCTTTTGAatgaatattaattttatttagtcAGTTACTCTTTTTCAGTATACTGCACTgtgccttttcttttctttttgagcATGTAGGATTGCTGCAAACATAGAAAGCAAACCATGGAAATAGAAGCAAAAGAGAAGGAAGGAACTTGTTTGAACAGGTCAAAGACCTCTCTTGTTATGTCAAACAGTGACAAAACAGAAAAAATTCACAGGCCTTATCAGTACTTATCTGAGAGATCATGTCTTTGCCATTCTGAAAAGTTAGTCTGCAGCCATTGTTGTGAAGCTGAGAACGAAGTCATACAGAAAATGGATATAAATGAATATGAAAGGGATCATGTTCATAAGAGTTTGCCACCTTCAGAGTCCTATATTTCTTGCAGGTTGATCTGCAGCTCTGATGTTTCTTCTGTTAACAAAGTAGAAGCTAGAGAAGCAGAGAAACTGACAGTTACAAATGACATTTTTGACCAGGATATTCTCTGTGCTGAGATAATGACAGGGCAAGAGACACGAGGGAACTTACTGAGCCTTGCCCCTAGCTTTATAGGATTGCAAGCTTCCGATGAAGAGGAGGCAACAATAGACTGTATTACACTGTCAAGTGAGAAGGCAGCGCAAAAAATAACCAAAATTTGCTGTCTCGATATTGGACCAAGCTTAACTGAAAATGCAATCCCTGTATTTGAAGACCACGTTCCTATTGTGCCTCATGCAAACAGAACTTTGGAACCATCTGTTCTTGCAGTCCATGATAAGGTTCTCGATGCAAATACTGCGTATTTGCTTGCAAAGGATGCTACAGAAAGACTGTCAGATAACATGCAATCAACTAGTGAAATGGTCAATGTTGGGTCCATGGCACAAACCATGGAGTCACGTAAACCTTTCACTGAAAGGAAAATGGGACCAAGTGATCACACTTTCTCAAGTAGTACAGGCATGATGCTGACTACAGACGAGAAGCCTCATGATGTTTCTCATGGAAGTTCTCTAAGGAGCACTGCACAAATAACTGGAGCTTTTTTTCATAAGAAAGGCAGAGGATATTCCCAAAGCCGGCATGGCAGCTGTAATGACGAGCAGGGGATTCCTCTCCTGCAGGGACTTAATAGAACTGATACAAAAGCAAGTGCAATTTGTCTAAGTATGCATCCTTGTGTTTCTATGAACCCCATGAATTATATGTCAACTCTTGAGATGGGAGATGTGCAAGTGAAAGAACAGATAAAAACTAAAGAACATTATGTCTCAACTGATTTTCAAGGTAGAAGTACAAATGATGTGAAGATTAGGACAATGTCACAGGAAAATATGAATAAAGGGCGTTTCAACGGTCAGTTTGACAAAAGTACTGGCGTGAGTGAGAATAAAGTGGCAACTACAAATGGCATCACACCTGGTCGAGCGACACAGAAGGTCGGAGGAGCTGGTTTCCAAATTCCTCATCATAGATTTAGATCTTCAAATCATATGAATAGGGGACATTTGTTTGTGGAAAATTGCTTTCCAGAAAATATGTTTATTAGGTCACATTTTCTAGATTcttctcatgttatggtgaataagATTGACATGTCTACTGGAGGTCGTGAAGAATATGCTAGCCTCAATCCTATTATTTATAAGGGTCATTCCAGGGGTCTATTTGGTGATAAATTGTCAATTCCAACCGCAGGAAGTGCTGACGGTTCTAGCATGAGAGAATTTGCACCTTCTTTTGAGGCACATGCTGAAAAAGGTGCAAGAGAAGAATCACATACATCCCAGATAAATCAGGACCATTTTGGATTTGCTGGGAGAGTTGAGCCTGTTCAATATCATCAGAATAACTCATCTAGGGATGTAGTGACGGCACTTCAATTTGCCAAGTTGCAATTACAAAACATTTTTGATAACAATCAGTCAGTGAATCAACACCCAAACATA contains:
- the LOC131049725 gene encoding uncharacterized protein LOC131049725, which encodes MEEKVCSAAGNRSQGGSLLADQKLSPPSPLKRANCQEEENPTIRTIEFLRARLLSERSVSEAARQKAQQIEQKVWELEQQLEIVVEQRKNAEETSQQALTMLENGTAPFESGTYEDGSAFELKRFDRVNNATSLGQTSDVEEDETSTMGSGSEKTFQNSNDSDPFGQSHSLCMGLSWQARESSPTRYEKNAKRTFLPSEQMHLQNFHHEGISEANAGSIRRIGKSCRQIKRKETRSVTEEESRALTACSEDDSKKSRESSMEEFVPSEQTEPVKNISEVFELLLQKDFKGTSLARDQKTSYRDSLNQFAEEREEIDLSNGGIGEQTSGGDFTAGLYSECSSPYSSEDQGKEIESRSNEGIEMERVLEHWEDLNDQYAAEENAQREWEERFREINYSSEQSMDCCKHRKQTMEIEAKEKEGTCLNRSKTSLVMSNSDKTEKIHRPYQYLSERSCLCHSEKLVCSHCCEAENEVIQKMDINEYERDHVHKSLPPSESYISCRLICSSDVSSVNKVEAREAEKLTVTNDIFDQDILCAEIMTGQETRGNLLSLAPSFIGLQASDEEEATIDCITLSSEKAAQKITKICCLDIGPSLTENAIPVFEDHVPIVPHANRTLEPSVLAVHDKVLDANTAYLLAKDATERLSDNMQSTSEMVNVGSMAQTMESRKPFTERKMGPSDHTFSSSTGMMLTTDEKPHDVSHGSSLRSTAQITGAFFHKKGRGYSQSRHGSCNDEQGIPLLQGLNRTDTKASAICLSMHPCVSMNPMNYMSTLEMGDVQVKEQIKTKEHYVSTDFQGRSTNDVKIRTMSQENMNKGRFNGQFDKSTGVSENKVATTNGITPGRATQKVGGAGFQIPHHRFRSSNHMNRGHLFVENCFPENMFIRSHFLDSSHVMVNKIDMSTGGREEYASLNPIIYKGHSRGLFGDKLSIPTAGSADGSSMREFAPSFEAHAEKGAREESHTSQINQDHFGFAGRVEPVQYHQNNSSRDVVTALQFAKLQLQNIFDNNQSVNQHPNIPASSMQDTHTQKVMQRCYILEAPLSCIELFRLPSESECKLPSQVRASRSLSSKF